GTCGGCGTCGCCTTGTGCAGCGCCGCGGTGGCGTTCATCGCCTGGGTGCCGGTGCAGCGGGTGCGGCTGGGGGCGGCGGGGTAAGCCTCGCCGAGGCCGCACGAGTGGGCGCCAGCACGCCGGACTGGCGCACACGCAATCGCTCAACGCTTCGGCCGCGCGCCCTCACACCGCCAGCCAGACCTCCCCACCCTCGACCTTGACCTCGAAGCTCGCGCACACCCCCACGTCCGGCGCCAGCGCCTGCCCATCCTGAAGGTTGAAGTTCCAGCCGTGCAGCGGGCAGGTGACCTTGCGCCCGTGGACGATGCCCTGCGACAGCGGGCCGCCCTTGTGGGCACACTTGTCGTGGAGCGCGAAGACCTCGTCCTCGGCGTTGCGGAAGACGGCGATGTCGCCGCCGCTGGCGCGCTGCACGACGCGCGCGCCCAGGCGCGGGATGTCGTCCAGCAGGCA
This region of Thauera sp. JM12B12 genomic DNA includes:
- the nirD gene encoding nitrite reductase small subunit NirD encodes the protein MSNWKRICLLDDIPRLGARVVQRASGGDIAVFRNAEDEVFALHDKCAHKGGPLSQGIVHGRKVTCPLHGWNFNLQDGQALAPDVGVCASFEVKVEGGEVWLAV